The following are encoded together in the Salvia hispanica cultivar TCC Black 2014 chromosome 6, UniMelb_Shisp_WGS_1.0, whole genome shotgun sequence genome:
- the LOC125194295 gene encoding cytosolic Fe-S cluster assembly factor NBP35-like, which produces MENGDYEVPENANEHCPGPQSESAGKSDACEGCPNQEACATAPKGPDPDLVTIAERMATVKHKILVLSGKGGVGKSTVSAQLSFSLAAMGFQVGLLDIDICGPSIPKMLGLEGQEIHQSNLGWSPVYVDSNLGVMSIGFMLPNPDDAVIWRGPRKNGIIKQFLKDVYWGELDFLVVDAPPGTSDEHISIVQFLQATGIDGAMIVTTPQQVSLIDVRKEVSFCKKVGLPVLGVVENMSGLCQPMSDLKFLNVTETGEQRDMTEWVLQYMREKVPEMLNLVAFSEVFDTSAGGGAKMCRDMGVPFLGKVPLDPRLGKAAEEGRSCFDDGKCGMSAPALKTIIEKLLSELKVSRPEILEDGA; this is translated from the exons ATGGAAAACGGGGATTACGAAGTGCCTGAGAACGCCAATGAAC ATTGCCCAGGACCGCAGTCTGAATCGGCCGGAAAATCCGACGCTTGCGAGGGATGCCCTAATCAGGAAGCTTGTGCTACTGCTCCCAAAGGACCTGATCCAG ACTTGGTCACTATCGCTGAAAGAATGGCAACGGTTAAACACAAAATTCTAGTCTTGTCTGGAAAGGGTGGTGTTGGGAAGAGTACAGTTTCAGCTCAATTATCTTTTTCCCTGGCAGCTATGGGTTTCCAGGTGGGActtctcgatattgatatatGTGGTCCAAGCATTCCAAAGATGCTCGGTCTTGAAGGGCAAGAGATCCACCAAAGTAACCTTGGATGGTCCCCTGTTTATGTTGACTCCAACCTTGGGGTCATGTCAATCGGCTTCATGCTTCCCAACCCTGATGATGCTGTGATATGGAGAGGTCCTCGAAAGAATGGAATCATCAAGCAATTTCTGAAGGATGTCTACTGGGGGGAACTTGATTTTCTTGTAGTTGACGCACCTCCTGGGACCTCAGACGAGCATATTTCTATTGTTCAGTTTCTCCAAGCAACTGGAATCGATGGAGCCATGATAGTTACTACTCCTCAGCAGGTGTCTCTTATTGATGTAAGGAAAGAAGTGAGTTTCTGCAAGAAAGTGGGGTTGCCGGTTCTTGGAGTTGTTGAGAACATGAGTGGTCTATGCCAACCCATGTCAGATCTCAAATTCCTTAATGTAACCGAAACTGGTGAACAGAGAGACATGACGGAGTGGGTTCTTCAATacatgagagagaaagttCCAGAAATGCTAAACTTGGTTGCTTTCAGTGAAGTGTTTGATACTAGTGCTGGTGGTGGAGCAAAAATGTGCAGGGATATGGGCGTTCCTTTCCTCGGGAAAGTTCCTCTAGATCCTCGGCTAGGTAAAGCTGCTGAAGAAGGAAGGTCCTGCTTTGATGATGGGAAATGCGGCATGAGCGCCCCTGCGTTGAAGACCATCATAGAGAAGCTGCTGTCGGAACTGAAGGTATCGAGACCTGAAATATTGGAGGATGGTGCTTAG
- the LOC125194297 gene encoding ABC transporter C family member 2-like — MAFEPFEWYCQPVKNGVWARAVENAFGAYTPCATDSLVICISHLALLLLCINRLWRMKRDFSVQRFLLRSNVYNYLLGLLALYCTGEPLFRLIMGISAFNVDGQPGLAPYESVIQETPRWDLFAF, encoded by the exons ATGGCTTTCGAGCCATTTGAGTGGTATTGCCAACCTGTCAAGAATGGGGTATGGGCAAGAGCAGTGGAAAATGCATTTGGAGCTTACACTCCATGTGCTACTGACTCCTTGGTTATCTGCATTTCCCATCTGGCTCTTCTGCTGCTGTGCATAAATCGGCTATGGCGGATGAAAAGAGATTTCTCAGTCCAGAGATTCCTCCTAAGATCAAATGTTTACAATTATTTGCTGGGTCTGCTGGCTCTTTATTGTACTGGAGAACCGTTGTTTAGATTGATAATGGGGATTTCAGCATTCAATGTGGATGGTCAGCCCGGTCTTGCCCCATATGAG TCGGTTATTCAGGAAACTCCTCGTTGGgatttatttgcattttga